From the Acidobacteriota bacterium genome, one window contains:
- a CDS encoding Gfo/Idh/MocA family oxidoreductase gives MIRRQFISSAAALGAVSAGGLSLGAAPAALPKKKGKAKYRGGVVGLGWMGVLYDMGTRDYENIGGSYKTPKYDLESAKRPTPDWLDVHRKFHHHDHPGKEGLVATYAEAIWDRPEVELVAGADRDKKRLSMFGERYGITALYTDALEMYEKENLDILAIATNTRGRSFLTVKAVEAGVKGIFVDKPMTFTLKEADDMVNACAKAGVPLVGGATTVSHPSFQKAKELIKGGAIGEVTSIEAQVPLTSQHQDWSYFVDSELAWVSGTGDKPRRERGSSEFMGQGIIVARDGTVVHIRDGAPMVRISGSKGEMSFDRSQHYWRLWQDSDTPAGKRRVRMPWPNPQFGLGMRTVYCLDDLIACMEGRMDEPKNSGRLVAVALEAELAMKQSSARGGERVELPLKDRSLGLTYDWFR, from the coding sequence GTGATCAGACGTCAATTCATCAGTTCGGCCGCGGCTCTGGGTGCGGTATCGGCCGGCGGACTCTCGTTGGGTGCGGCGCCCGCCGCCTTGCCCAAGAAGAAGGGAAAAGCCAAGTACCGGGGCGGCGTGGTGGGCCTGGGCTGGATGGGCGTGCTCTACGACATGGGCACGCGCGACTACGAAAACATCGGCGGGTCCTACAAGACCCCCAAGTACGACCTGGAGAGCGCCAAACGTCCCACTCCCGACTGGCTGGACGTTCACCGCAAGTTCCACCACCACGACCATCCGGGCAAGGAAGGGCTGGTGGCCACCTACGCCGAGGCCATCTGGGACCGTCCCGAGGTGGAGCTGGTGGCCGGCGCCGACCGGGACAAGAAGCGGTTGTCCATGTTCGGGGAGCGCTATGGCATCACCGCCCTCTACACCGACGCCCTGGAGATGTACGAGAAGGAGAACCTGGACATCCTGGCCATCGCCACCAACACCAGGGGTCGCTCCTTCCTGACGGTCAAGGCGGTGGAGGCCGGAGTGAAGGGGATCTTCGTGGACAAGCCCATGACCTTCACCCTGAAGGAGGCCGACGACATGGTCAACGCCTGCGCCAAGGCCGGCGTCCCGCTGGTGGGCGGCGCCACCACCGTCTCGCACCCCTCCTTCCAAAAAGCCAAGGAGCTGATCAAGGGCGGGGCCATCGGAGAGGTAACCTCGATCGAGGCCCAGGTGCCGCTCACCTCTCAACATCAGGACTGGAGCTATTTCGTGGACAGCGAGCTTGCCTGGGTCAGCGGCACAGGGGACAAGCCCCGGCGCGAGCGCGGCAGCAGCGAATTCATGGGACAGGGGATCATCGTAGCCAGGGACGGCACGGTCGTCCATATCCGGGACGGCGCGCCCATGGTGCGGATCTCCGGCAGCAAGGGCGAGATGAGTTTCGACAGGAGTCAACACTACTGGCGGCTGTGGCAGGACAGCGACACACCCGCCGGCAAGCGGAGAGTCCGGATGCCCTGGCCGAACCCGCAGTTCGGTCTGGGAATGCGCACGGTCTACTGCCTGGACGACCTGATCGCCTGCATGGAGGGCCGCATGGACGAGCCCAAGAACTCGGGCCGCCTGGTGGCCGTGGCCCTGGAGGCGGAATTGGCCATGAAGCAGTCCTCTGCACGAGGGGGCGAGCGGGTGGAGCTGCCTCTCAAGGACCGCAGCCTGGGTTTGACTTACGACTGGTTTCGTTAG